The proteins below are encoded in one region of Stigmatopora argus isolate UIUO_Sarg chromosome 2, RoL_Sarg_1.0, whole genome shotgun sequence:
- the gramd2aa gene encoding GRAM domain-containing protein 2A isoform X1, with amino-acid sequence MAFSTKHPAAIRTGQAAQRKDTLSDSEAVSQQVFMGCTIYAASPKALPADEAAGQDAYYQPPHSRHLHGSCSQRIASRARSMSEQQEHAEETGLLPAQDVDTSKEEDAHGHLRFHLIEELSYEDVKKCYRGSCVSCSDLLQAMDECVCVYGANVLSLVQSSPPLRERVVSAVSRVGAAGGWRAGSGGVPAGRSANELLMTLPCPSAQTVSKYNSQYHKLFQCVPKDELLMKVYSCALLRDILLQGRLYISRNWLCFYANLFGKDIKVAIPVVSVRLVKKHKTAGLVPNGLAITTDTGQKYVFVSLLSRDSVYDVLRRICTHLQVNGKSLSLKQYMEEPTLSLDEFPTPDEFPVVDEFPSVLKWRRKPSVVSVSSSLPDLLGNSTSSLNNANAPFKSEQPLEERALQTDRGLLSEPVAELGQMEYQLLKFFTLLIILLILSSCYLAFRVCSLEQQLSFLSNPHLPLRER; translated from the exons ATGGCTTTTTCCACAAAGCACCCGGCCGCCATCAGGACGGGACAGGCCGCTCAGAGGAAGGACACCTTGTCAGACTCGGAGGCAGTCTCCCAGCAGGTGTTCATGGGATGCACTATCTACGCAGCCAGCCCTAAGGCCCTGCCTGCGGACGAGGCAGCGGGACAGGACGCTTACTACCAGCCCCCGCACTCCCGCCACCTTCATGGTAGTTGCAGTCAGAGGATAGCATCCAG GGCCAGGAGTATGTCTGAGCAGCAGGAGCACGCCGAAGAAACAGGCCTGCTCCCCGCACAGGATGTGGACACCTCCAAAGAAGAAGACGCGCACGGGCACCTCAG GTTTCATCTGATTGAAGAGCTGTCTTATGAGGATGTCAAAAAATGCTACCGTGGCTCG TGTGTGTCTTGCAGCGACTTGCTTCAGGCCAtggatgagtgtgtgtgtgtgtacggtGCCAACGTGCTGAGCCTGGTGCAGAGCTCGCCGCCTCTGAGGGAGCGGGTGGTGTCGGCAGTGAGCCGGGTCGGCGCGGCCGGTGGATGGAGAGCGGGTTCCGGTGGCGTGCCAGCGGGCCGGTCTGCCAACGAGCTGCTCATGACTCTGCCCTGTCCCTCTGCACAGACTGTCAGCAAGTACAACTCGCAGTACCACAAACTGTTCCAGTGTGTGCCCAAGGATGAGCTCCTTATGAAAG TATACTCCTGTGCTCTTCTTAGAGATATTCTCCTGCAAGGCAGACTTTACATCTCTCGAAATTGGTTATGTTTCTATGCCAACCTCTTCGGCAAGGACATCAAG GTGGCCATCCCTGTCGTCTCTGTGCGGTTGGTGAAAAAGCACAAAACGGCGGGCCTGGTTCCCAACGGCTTGGCCATCACAACAGACACTGGCCAGAAg TATGTATTTGTGTCACTCCTATCAAGAGACAGTGTGTATGATGTTCTTCGTCGGATCTGCACACACCTACAG GTCAATGGGAAAAGCCTGAGTTTAAAACAGTACATGGAGGAGCCCACCTTGTCACTG GATGAATTCCCGACTCCTGATGAATTCCCAGTGGTGGATGAATTCCCGTCAGTGTTAAAGTGGAGAAGGAAGCCCTCGGTGGTGTCCGTGTCCTCGTCCCTTCCCGACCTGCTGGGGAACTCCACCAGCAGTCTGAACAATGCAAACGCACCCTTCAAATCAGAGCAACCCCTGGAAG AGAGAGCcctacagacagacagaggcctTTTATCAGAGCCAGTGGCAGAGCTGGGCCAGATGGAATACCAGCTGCTCAAATTCTTTACCCTGCT GATCATTCTCCTCATCCTATCTTCTTGCTACCTGGCATTCCGTGTCTGCAGTTTGGAACAGCAGCTC
- the gramd2aa gene encoding GRAM domain-containing protein 2A isoform X2: MAFSTKHPAAIRTGQAAQRKDTLSDSEAVSQQVFMGCTIYAASPKALPADEAAGQDAYYQPPHSRHLHGSCSQRIASRARSMSEQQEHAEETGLLPAQDVDTSKEEDAHGHLRFHLIEELSYEDVKKCYRGSTVSKYNSQYHKLFQCVPKDELLMKVYSCALLRDILLQGRLYISRNWLCFYANLFGKDIKVAIPVVSVRLVKKHKTAGLVPNGLAITTDTGQKYVFVSLLSRDSVYDVLRRICTHLQVNGKSLSLKQYMEEPTLSLDEFPTPDEFPVVDEFPSVLKWRRKPSVVSVSSSLPDLLGNSTSSLNNANAPFKSEQPLEERALQTDRGLLSEPVAELGQMEYQLLKFFTLLIILLILSSCYLAFRVCSLEQQLSFLSNPHLPLRER; the protein is encoded by the exons ATGGCTTTTTCCACAAAGCACCCGGCCGCCATCAGGACGGGACAGGCCGCTCAGAGGAAGGACACCTTGTCAGACTCGGAGGCAGTCTCCCAGCAGGTGTTCATGGGATGCACTATCTACGCAGCCAGCCCTAAGGCCCTGCCTGCGGACGAGGCAGCGGGACAGGACGCTTACTACCAGCCCCCGCACTCCCGCCACCTTCATGGTAGTTGCAGTCAGAGGATAGCATCCAG GGCCAGGAGTATGTCTGAGCAGCAGGAGCACGCCGAAGAAACAGGCCTGCTCCCCGCACAGGATGTGGACACCTCCAAAGAAGAAGACGCGCACGGGCACCTCAG GTTTCATCTGATTGAAGAGCTGTCTTATGAGGATGTCAAAAAATGCTACCGTGGCTCG ACTGTCAGCAAGTACAACTCGCAGTACCACAAACTGTTCCAGTGTGTGCCCAAGGATGAGCTCCTTATGAAAG TATACTCCTGTGCTCTTCTTAGAGATATTCTCCTGCAAGGCAGACTTTACATCTCTCGAAATTGGTTATGTTTCTATGCCAACCTCTTCGGCAAGGACATCAAG GTGGCCATCCCTGTCGTCTCTGTGCGGTTGGTGAAAAAGCACAAAACGGCGGGCCTGGTTCCCAACGGCTTGGCCATCACAACAGACACTGGCCAGAAg TATGTATTTGTGTCACTCCTATCAAGAGACAGTGTGTATGATGTTCTTCGTCGGATCTGCACACACCTACAG GTCAATGGGAAAAGCCTGAGTTTAAAACAGTACATGGAGGAGCCCACCTTGTCACTG GATGAATTCCCGACTCCTGATGAATTCCCAGTGGTGGATGAATTCCCGTCAGTGTTAAAGTGGAGAAGGAAGCCCTCGGTGGTGTCCGTGTCCTCGTCCCTTCCCGACCTGCTGGGGAACTCCACCAGCAGTCTGAACAATGCAAACGCACCCTTCAAATCAGAGCAACCCCTGGAAG AGAGAGCcctacagacagacagaggcctTTTATCAGAGCCAGTGGCAGAGCTGGGCCAGATGGAATACCAGCTGCTCAAATTCTTTACCCTGCT GATCATTCTCCTCATCCTATCTTCTTGCTACCTGGCATTCCGTGTCTGCAGTTTGGAACAGCAGCTC
- the gramd2aa gene encoding GRAM domain-containing protein 2A isoform X3 — protein sequence MSEQQEHAEETGLLPAQDVDTSKEEDAHGHLRFHLIEELSYEDVKKCYRGSCVSCSDLLQAMDECVCVYGANVLSLVQSSPPLRERVVSAVSRVGAAGGWRAGSGGVPAGRSANELLMTLPCPSAQTVSKYNSQYHKLFQCVPKDELLMKVYSCALLRDILLQGRLYISRNWLCFYANLFGKDIKVAIPVVSVRLVKKHKTAGLVPNGLAITTDTGQKYVFVSLLSRDSVYDVLRRICTHLQVNGKSLSLKQYMEEPTLSLDEFPTPDEFPVVDEFPSVLKWRRKPSVVSVSSSLPDLLGNSTSSLNNANAPFKSEQPLEERALQTDRGLLSEPVAELGQMEYQLLKFFTLLIILLILSSCYLAFRVCSLEQQLSFLSNPHLPLRER from the exons ATGTCTGAGCAGCAGGAGCACGCCGAAGAAACAGGCCTGCTCCCCGCACAGGATGTGGACACCTCCAAAGAAGAAGACGCGCACGGGCACCTCAG GTTTCATCTGATTGAAGAGCTGTCTTATGAGGATGTCAAAAAATGCTACCGTGGCTCG TGTGTGTCTTGCAGCGACTTGCTTCAGGCCAtggatgagtgtgtgtgtgtgtacggtGCCAACGTGCTGAGCCTGGTGCAGAGCTCGCCGCCTCTGAGGGAGCGGGTGGTGTCGGCAGTGAGCCGGGTCGGCGCGGCCGGTGGATGGAGAGCGGGTTCCGGTGGCGTGCCAGCGGGCCGGTCTGCCAACGAGCTGCTCATGACTCTGCCCTGTCCCTCTGCACAGACTGTCAGCAAGTACAACTCGCAGTACCACAAACTGTTCCAGTGTGTGCCCAAGGATGAGCTCCTTATGAAAG TATACTCCTGTGCTCTTCTTAGAGATATTCTCCTGCAAGGCAGACTTTACATCTCTCGAAATTGGTTATGTTTCTATGCCAACCTCTTCGGCAAGGACATCAAG GTGGCCATCCCTGTCGTCTCTGTGCGGTTGGTGAAAAAGCACAAAACGGCGGGCCTGGTTCCCAACGGCTTGGCCATCACAACAGACACTGGCCAGAAg TATGTATTTGTGTCACTCCTATCAAGAGACAGTGTGTATGATGTTCTTCGTCGGATCTGCACACACCTACAG GTCAATGGGAAAAGCCTGAGTTTAAAACAGTACATGGAGGAGCCCACCTTGTCACTG GATGAATTCCCGACTCCTGATGAATTCCCAGTGGTGGATGAATTCCCGTCAGTGTTAAAGTGGAGAAGGAAGCCCTCGGTGGTGTCCGTGTCCTCGTCCCTTCCCGACCTGCTGGGGAACTCCACCAGCAGTCTGAACAATGCAAACGCACCCTTCAAATCAGAGCAACCCCTGGAAG AGAGAGCcctacagacagacagaggcctTTTATCAGAGCCAGTGGCAGAGCTGGGCCAGATGGAATACCAGCTGCTCAAATTCTTTACCCTGCT GATCATTCTCCTCATCCTATCTTCTTGCTACCTGGCATTCCGTGTCTGCAGTTTGGAACAGCAGCTC